TTATTTTTTACAACATTGTATATTATGTATGCAGCTGTTAATTTAAAAAAATGAAGCAAGTCGACCGTCCTCCAAATAACCCCAAGCGTATAACAATCCAGTCAAGCCAGGAGTGCTTCAGTGTAGACATTCCCTCTGCAGAACATCCTAACCCATGTCCAGAAGTTGAAAATCCTTCAATTGCTGACAGTCAAAATGTGACCAATGAAACAGTTCAGATTGAttctgatgaagatgacttcatgCCAGCTATGAAGAAGCGCAATGTTTCTGAAAGCCACACAAGAGTGTTAAGAAAAGTCGTGACAAAGAGGGTTAAACATGAGGAGCTACCCCGACAGGTTAATGTTATGCATACCCAACAAACAATTTCATATTTGTAATGTTCTGATTATTTTTttcataataacaaaattatTTCATGTTGTATATTGTTTAACAGAGGCTTAATGTGAGGTGCAACCCTCAAGATGTCATTGCAAGCATTAACATTTTGAATGAAAGACAACGTGAGGCTATAAGACGCAAAGGCTTCTCTTCCATTCTTGATATGACAGTAGATGCGCTGTGCAGTAGATCACACCTCCAATGGTTGATGGACAAGCTAGACCCCAAGGATATGACAATACGTCCTGGTCCAGGAAAGGAACTCAAGATCACAAAGGATATTGTTCATCTTATTCTTGGCGTGCCAAATCATGGAGGTGGTAAACCTTTGGGTATTGATGAAGCAGTTGCAGCAAGCAACTTGAGGGCAGAGCTTGGTGTGGCCAAAGATGAGTTCAATGTGGCATTTCTACAGGATCGATTAAGGAAAGGCGAGGATGATGACCTTTCAATCAgatgtttcttcctcattctaTTCAACAGATTGCTGTTTCCAACTGCTAGCTGGGGCATCACATATCATGAGGTGCTTCTCACAGAAGAAATGCACCGTTTCCATGAGATCGACTGGTGCCAGTTGATTTTTAATGATCTATGTGAAGCTGCCAAGAAGTGGCACAACCGGATCACCACAAATGTCTCCACGACTATCTATGGATGCTCCATTGTTGTCCTTGTAAGTATAGTGTTTTTCCGTATGCACATTTATTTCATTATTGGTTCCTAACTTTGGTAGTTATGTAACATGTTTTACGATGTTTGTTATGTCTACTTACATTGCTATTGAACATTGTAATTCTTTTAATGTAGTTGTACTACTTGGATCACCTGCATACAGCCGCTGCCCCCCATAATAAGAGTGGCACACCTCGCATTAAATTTTTTGATAAGAATAGCATAAAAGCTTTGACCAAAGCTGACAAGAGGAAGGTTCGCTATGGGGCTGAATCTTTCGGACACTGTGAAGTAAGTTATTCATATTTTCACAGTTGGTTATGCATAGTTACACAGTTGGTTACTCATAGTAACTACAATTTTATTTCTAGTTCCGAAGCTCGACGGAGACATGCTATGCAGTTGGACCTAAGATTGATCGCCAATCTGAGGCAAGTTTATGATGTATTATATCCACTGTTTATGATTATTTATTGAACAAATAGAATACGAAGGTGGACATGGATTCTTACTATTTTTTGCTGAACAACCAGCCGGAGTGCAGGACCAATATTTTTGATGCACCGCGCCCTGGCCCCATGCCTCGGCCAACTTTTAACATCAAACTTCCATCTATCAAAGAGATGATGTCAAGTAAGATCAACGATCTCCCCCATCGTCATCGATCTAAATTCACAGATATTCTTGCTGCATATGACTTGGAGGTTGACAAGTCATGCGTAGCCATAAAAGACAGCATCGACAAAATTATTGTCAAGCAATATGACATAGCAGACAAGTTTATAGAATTGATAGACGAGGTACTACGTGCCGAGTCTGAAAATTTGGAAAACGAGACGGATGAGCCACAGCAACCGGGGAATTCGGCTGATTCAGCAGGTATTCACTATTCAGAACATTTTATCTTTTGACATGTGTATACGTTTTTTGAGTACAGTTAACAGCTTATGTTTTTGTCACGTATACACATCAACATTTGATTTATAATTCAAATTTTGACATATATTATTTTCAATATAATTGTGTACAAGGACACACAGTTGATGCCACCCAGCCCACACCCGATATGCCATCCCAAGCTTCGCAGCTTGAGACCCAACTGGGTGCTACTCAGTTTGAAGAAATTCACGAAAGACAACAGCATATCCGTACAGTCCTTGAGACCTTTCCCGACGAATCGGATGTGGTTTCAGATCAACAGGTAATTTGTCCAACGACAATACTATTTTTACTCATTATACGTACATGTATGCATACTTCTTTTTAGCAGTATGCGAACCACACTTTTTTTGTCAACAGGAGTTCTGTTTTGATGTTCGAAACATAAGTTTGAGGAACACAAATATCACACCTCAAACCACATCAGCTTGCACCTGCTTGCCCAAATTTGACGTGACACCGGAAAAAAATGTTTGTTAGCAGTCCATGTCTCATGTTATAATTACATTTTACTATACATACAACACAGTTATCCTAATTATATACCTTTGTGTAGAGAGGTGCAATGGCAACAGAGGAGATGGAACAAAATGACAGTGGGCCAGTTTTTGACCAGACCCCAACTCCTCATGTCAGTATGATAACATACATATTACATAATGCTTTTTATGATATTAAACTGATTTTTTTAATgttcaaccacttacaaccatGTTGCATTTCAGGTTGATACACTCAAAGGTACTACAATCTCTGGATCTGATCCACCACTTACAGAGCAAGAGTGTATCCGTTCTCTGTGGGATTTAATTTGTTCCAAGGACATTGACCAAAGCAGGTACATGTAACCCAAATTACGAATAACGTATTTATAAGTTGGTTCATTTATGAAATAAGAATCTATACCTTTGTTCATCATACAGGGTAGTTATTGATTACGGTGATTACAGTGCAAACTGTATGGATATTTATGATTCTTTCGCGGAGGGTAAATGTCTTGAGGATGTCTTCATGCAGTGTTTCATAGAGTGTGTTCGTGATGATTCTAAAAATCATCGTCGAACTCTGACATCTAACAGATTAATACTTGATGTCAACGTTGGGGTAGGTTCTTCTTCACAGTTATTGTAACTATACACATAATATACTTACACACTCTATTTTTTTATAGGCTCTGTTAAATTTTGAAGAACAGGAACGTCACAGCAAGAATCCTCAGCCGTTTGATCAAAATGTCCTACAGAATTGCTTGCACAACACATTGCCTGCTTTGGTGAATCTGGATAAATGCAAGTCGGTAAGTCCCATTAACATTTTGTTCACAGTTTCATCAGCTCATTAACTGTACATTTTAATTATCATGACTTTACAACAGCAACATGTAACCTATATTTACTTTTCTCATCAACAGATAATGGTACCTATGCTTAGCAGGGGTCATTGGACACTCTATGTGATCAATCTACACCACCGGGTTATCCACATTTTAGATTCGAATCCCTATGGTATACAACTTGGTGGCACCGAATGGAAGGACTATCATTATGATCCAATTTATTTAGGTGGCAGGAAATTCCCATGGGCTAGGGTGGTAATGAGTAGGCTGAGCAAAGCGTTACAACACGTTTGCCCCAACGCAgaatttcctaagtttggtaatttTCCATTGGATATGCCATCTAACTGCCCAACAATGAGGACAAGGTCAAATGACTGTGGATTTTTTGTGATGAGTTACATGAAATCTTATGATCACAATGCAGGTGTCATATCTTCTTTCAATCAACCAGTAAGTGTCTGTGCTAACTGTTTCTATAGTCCGGTTGCCATCAATTGTTCATGTTAGCTATAGATGTGTCTGATGCAAGCTATGCTTTTATTGCAGGACAATTCCCGAGATCTACGTGCTCatgcccttcatcaactcacaTTCCATCGCATCAACAAGGCGTTGCCACTTCCATTAGATATCCAGAGATTTATGTTTGCGCGCAATTAGTGAACTATGTCAGATCTAAGAAATGGTGTGGGCAATGTACCGTACTGTGGTATTTTGGCCATTTTGTTCAGTTAACAATTGTAGGAAGCTTCCTTATATGTGCTGTTTTCAGAACAATTGTCATGCTACTTTGTGTTAGGGGTGTTACCCAGGTTCTTTCTGTGAACTTTAGTTGGCTGGATACTTATGGTTATGTCGCGAATATGTGAACATCAGATGTTTTCACTTCTGTGTGCTTTAAATATGATCTGTTTTTATGTTCTGAAGATGTTATATGTATACCTCATTGCTTAATACTACCATCTGTTTATATGCGAGTATCATCCAGGCCATATACGATGTTTCCTACTTCCAATTATGCAACATTAGTAAGCAATATACGCTATATTTATCAGATTTCAACAACTTTATATCTTAGATTATTTCTATCAGATACAACAGACTACTCGCGCGCCTGACTCACTGCTGTCGTTTTATCAACAGTACTGGTATATAGTTTACACATTATACGATCATCCCACAAGTTATATACGCTGTTTTGTAGTTCCAGTTACGCAACATTATTAAGCAATATACGCAACATTTATTAGATTTCAATATCCACCTCTATATAAATCAGTTGCCAAACAAGCAAGGTTTATTGTAAAAACAAATTAATCGTATCTCATACAACATTCTAATCACTGTCTGACTCACTACTATCGAACTCATTTGCGTGTTTTTTAGATGTTGTTGTCTCATTCCAATCAGGAGCTTTACTGCCACCCTTGTTCCTAGATCCTGGAGGTCGTCCTCTCTTACGTCCAGCAAGGCTTGCCAACCTTTGTCTATTTTCCTCCATTGACAAACATGTCCTACTGTTGTGACCATCAGCAATTCCACACTTCTGACATTTCCTGGTCATTTTCTTTGTACCTTTAGCTCCCAATTTAATAACCCTTTCTTCACTCCCCTTTATTGTTCTTCCTTTGGGTCTTGAGTTATTTGGTCTTGCCAAGCTTATCCCATCGACTGCAAATTCCAGTTTCTGCAATTCAAAAGTAAATACTTCTCAGCATATAATATTATGTAGTCCAACATACAGTATTTATACCATTATTACCTTTCTGGCATTATCATTTTGTTCACTGACACCACTAACATTCATTATTGCGTGATCATGCAAATTAATCTGTAATTGACAACACATTTTGTTAAGCTCAATCATAACCCAATAACTCAAACGTATAAATCATGTATATGTATAACTGCAAATCAGTAAAGTTGTTAAAGATATTACCTCTTCTAATGGACGTACTGGTATATGTATTTGATCATTGACCACACCTTGTTCAAGTATAATAGATACGTCTTGAATTTCCTGAAAATTTGGATGAAAGATCATTATACATCATTTACAAATAAACATTAACAACAGAACGATTCAAACCTTGTTATTCCTTTCGTCAAATTCATCATCCTTTTCGTTGTCTCTATTGGCTTCATCATCGTCCTGAGATTTTATTGTTTCACACCTCATCAATATAATATGATTAATAATATGTTGCAACATACATATTAAAACATTACATACCTGTATACCATCTCCTCCACTAGTTCCACAAGTTTCCTCAACGTCTATATCTGTTTCCAAACGCGAAAGTACTTCGAGAAGCTCATCCATTACTGTTAGGGCTCTATCATTTCCTGCTTTGGATAAACTAGCATGATGCACTACTTTCATTGCctttttaagcaacatcttctgtctatATGACTTAGTTTCTCCATCCTTCCCCTTCAAATTCCTATCATCTCTTGAAAACGGAACATCTTGCCTTGCAGAGGTGGTGTATCTTTGTAAAATATATTCTTTCGGTATCCGGTCAATCTGAAGATGCATAAACGCGCGTAGTACATGTACACAGAATAGCCCTATAAAACAATAATGATCTTAAGATTTTGTTCATATGTTTTCAATGTATATATTTACTTTGTAGTACTCCATACCTGTATGTTCCCAAT
This portion of the Zea mays cultivar B73 chromosome 2, Zm-B73-REFERENCE-NAM-5.0, whole genome shotgun sequence genome encodes:
- the LOC103629690 gene encoding uncharacterized protein, with amino-acid sequence MNVSGVSEQNDNARKKLEFAVDGISLARPNNSRPKGRTIKGSEERVIKLGAKGTKKMTRKCQKCGIADGHNSRTCLSMEENRQRLASLAGRKRGRPPGSRNKGGSKAPDWNETTTSKKHANEFDSSESDSD
- the LOC103648163 gene encoding uncharacterized protein; translated protein: MKQVDRPPNNPKRITIQSSQECFSVDIPSAEHPNPCPEVENPSIADSQNVTNETVQIDSDEDDFMPAMKKRNVSESHTRVLRKVVTKRVKHEELPRQRLNVRCNPQDVIASINILNERQREAIRRKGFSSILDMTVDALCSRSHLQWLMDKLDPKDMTIRPGPGKELKITKDIVHLILGVPNHGGGKPLGIDEAVAASNLRAELGVAKDEFNVAFLQDRLRKGEDDDLSIRCFFLILFNRLLFPTASWGITYHEVLLTEEMHRFHEIDWCQLIFNDLCEAAKKWHNRITTNVSTTIYGCSIVVLRGAMATEEMEQNDSGPVFDQTPTPHVDTLKGTTISGSDPPLTEQECIRSLWDLICSKDIDQSRVVIDYGDYSANCMDIYDSFAEGKCLEDVFMQCFIECVRDDSKNHRRTLTSNRLILDVNVGALLNFEEQERHSKNPQPFDQNVLQNCLHNTLPALVNLDKCKSIMVPMLSRGHWTLYVINLHHRVIHILDSNPYGIQLGGTEWKDYHYDPIYLGGRKFPWARVVMSRLSKALQHVCPNAEFPKFGNFPLDMPSNCPTMRTRSNDCGFFVMSYMKSYDHNAGVISSFNQPDNSRDLRAHALHQLTFHRINKALPLPLDIQRFMFARN